A portion of the Streptomyces platensis genome contains these proteins:
- the rpmA gene encoding 50S ribosomal protein L27 — protein MAHKKGASSTRNGRDSNAQRLGVKRFGGQAVLAGEILVRQRGTHFHPGTGVGRGGDDTLFALASGAVQFGTHRGRKVVNIVPVAE, from the coding sequence ATGGCACATAAGAAGGGCGCATCGTCCACTCGGAACGGTCGCGATTCCAATGCTCAGCGGCTCGGCGTGAAGCGCTTCGGCGGTCAGGCCGTCCTCGCCGGTGAGATCCTGGTCCGCCAGCGTGGCACCCACTTCCACCCCGGCACGGGCGTCGGCCGTGGCGGCGACGACACCCTGTTCGCCCTTGCGTCCGGCGCGGTGCAGTTCGGCACCCACCGTGGCCGCAAGGTCGTGAACATCGTTCCGGTCGCCGAGTAA
- a CDS encoding TIGR03936 family radical SAM-associated protein, translating into MQRIRLRYTKRGRLRFTSHRDFQRAFERALRRAEVPMAYSAGFTPHPKVSYANAAPTGTGSEAEYLEIQLAERRDPDKLRELLNESLPDGLDVIDAVESRTSGLADRLEASVWEIRLDGVAPETAGHAVEAFLAAEEVQVERRTKNGMRTFDARAAVARLEAAGREGDRPDGNACAILRLVVRHLTPAVRPDDVLSGLRATADLAPPVPAAVTRLAQGLLDEETGAVTDPLAPDRDAATAAPSTAAGLSAAKATSGASPAAGEGTA; encoded by the coding sequence GTGCAGCGCATCCGACTGCGCTACACCAAGCGCGGCCGCCTCCGGTTCACCAGCCACCGCGACTTCCAGCGCGCTTTCGAGCGGGCGCTGCGCCGCGCCGAGGTCCCCATGGCCTATTCCGCGGGCTTCACCCCGCACCCCAAGGTGTCGTACGCCAACGCCGCCCCGACCGGTACGGGCAGCGAGGCCGAGTATCTGGAGATCCAGCTCGCCGAGCGCCGCGATCCGGACAAGCTGCGCGAACTCCTCAACGAGTCGCTGCCGGACGGGCTCGATGTGATCGACGCCGTGGAGTCCCGCACCAGTGGCCTGGCCGACCGCCTGGAGGCCTCGGTGTGGGAGATCCGGCTCGACGGGGTCGCGCCGGAGACCGCCGGGCACGCCGTCGAGGCGTTCCTCGCCGCGGAAGAGGTGCAGGTCGAGCGCCGGACGAAAAACGGCATGCGGACCTTTGACGCACGGGCCGCGGTGGCGCGTCTGGAGGCCGCCGGTCGCGAGGGCGATAGGCCCGACGGCAATGCCTGTGCGATACTGCGGCTGGTTGTTCGGCATCTGACACCTGCCGTTCGACCCGACGACGTCCTGTCCGGCCTCCGAGCTACGGCCGACCTGGCGCCGCCGGTCCCCGCTGCGGTGACCAGGCTGGCGCAGGGGCTGCTCGATGAGGAGACCGGCGCGGTGACTGACCCGCTAGCGCCCGACCGCGACGCTGCCACGGCCGCCCCATCCACGGCCGCCGGGCTGAGTGCCGCGAAGGCGACAAGTGGGGCCTCCCCGGCAGCCGGGGAAGGTACTGCGTAG
- the rplU gene encoding 50S ribosomal protein L21, which produces MYAIVRTGGRQQKVAVGDVIEIDRISTSKVGDTVELSTLLVVDGDAVTSDPWVLAGVKVQGEVVDHHKGDKIRIQKYKNKTGYKKRIGHRQLHTALKITGIDAPAK; this is translated from the coding sequence GTGTACGCGATCGTGCGCACCGGCGGACGCCAGCAGAAGGTTGCTGTTGGCGACGTCATCGAGATTGACCGCATCTCCACCAGCAAGGTCGGCGACACCGTCGAGCTCTCCACGCTGCTGGTCGTCGACGGTGACGCTGTCACCAGCGACCCGTGGGTCCTGGCCGGCGTGAAGGTCCAGGGCGAGGTCGTCGACCACCACAAGGGCGACAAGATCCGGATCCAGAAGTACAAGAACAAGACCGGTTACAAGAAGCGGATCGGCCACCGCCAGCTCCACACGGCGCTGAAGATCACCGGCATCGACGCTCCGGCGAAGTAA
- a CDS encoding Rne/Rng family ribonuclease yields MLEPIEPTGSTHSQDRGADDNNNHSPSDTLPPRRRRRAASRPAGPPAAGAAAEAAVMSTEATAAPAADPALAEESTAAAVTTGDEAKPARTRRRATRKVTSPAGAPQPAAEAETAEEEADEAETAEAPAVAVETPAEAPQEEAAPRRTRRRATRKVTAPAGTPQTEAAPEPVVAEASATGEAPAPAEAAAETAAEAPQEEAAPRRTRRRATRKVTAPAGAPQASAADEAAAADVAPAAPAAEDEEAAPAPVEEAKPARTRRRATRKTTAASDAPQAAETAEEPAAAEPAQAPAAEDATAEAPRRRARRRGERAAEPAAEAPRAEEEPATEAPQRGRRRAQRPPTAVFQAPVFTEPMFQTPETAAAAAAAAQQEETPAEPAVEEQPAAGARRRRRRGAPAEPEQVAAAPAEEPAADEEAAAEAEPEAEQAEGGRGEDESADRPSRRRRRGGRRRRRGESADGADEAADEREAPEAEAEEAEEQAAEEQDEAEESAGGSSSSRRRRRRRRRTGEPAEAEAGGADDPERTVVKVREPRKKDESTSADEVQSIKGSTRLEAKKQRRREGREQGRRRVPIITEAEFLARREAVERVMVVRQSGERTQIGVLEDNVLVEHFVNKEQATSYVGNVYLGKVQNVLPSMEAAFVDIGKGRNAVLYAGEVNFEALGMANGPRRIETALKSGQSVLVQVTKDPIGHKGARLTSQVSLPGRYLVYVPEGSMTGISRKLPDTERARLKQILKKIVPEDAGVIVRTAAEGASEEELARDVQRLQAQWEEIQKKAKSNSSSAPTLLYGEPDMTVRVVRDIFNEDFSKVIVSGDDAWETIHGYVAHVAPDLVDRLQKWTSDVDVFATYRIDEQLMKALDRKVWLPSGGSLVIDRTEAMIVVDVNTGKFTGQGGNLEETVTRNNLEAAEEIVRQLRLRDLGGIIVIDFIDMVLESNRDLVLRRLLECLGRDRTKHQVAEVTSLGLVQMTRKRVGQGLLESFSESCVHCNGRGVIVHMDQPTTAGGGGKRKKKGKAEKAEPHVHEAEVAPTPDGATPELEPVAVTEAELQPAVAEADEWFSSPAEAEAAASRGRGRRRASRKASAPAGAPKATEPAEIVVPAEPVAAPEPEPAPEPVAEALAAEAPVAEPAPARPRRRVTRKVAAPQVSDDSTATVVIAAPAAEPVTEPAPAEPAEPAEGAEAEPAAKKTAKKATTKKAAAKKTTAKKTTAKKTAAKKTTTAKKATAKKTTAKKTTTKKAAAKKTAAAEQPSVPSVSASAED; encoded by the coding sequence ATGCTCGAGCCCATTGAGCCCACCGGATCCACGCATTCCCAGGATCGCGGTGCTGACGACAACAACAACCACTCACCCAGCGACACGCTGCCGCCGCGCCGCCGGCGCCGCGCGGCATCCCGGCCGGCCGGTCCGCCGGCGGCCGGTGCCGCCGCCGAGGCCGCGGTGATGAGCACCGAGGCCACCGCCGCGCCCGCGGCGGACCCGGCCCTCGCCGAGGAGAGCACCGCGGCCGCGGTGACCACCGGCGACGAGGCCAAGCCGGCCCGTACCCGCCGCCGGGCGACCCGCAAGGTCACCTCCCCGGCCGGCGCCCCGCAGCCGGCCGCCGAGGCCGAGACCGCTGAGGAAGAGGCCGACGAGGCCGAGACGGCCGAGGCCCCGGCCGTCGCCGTCGAGACGCCTGCCGAGGCACCCCAGGAGGAGGCGGCACCGCGCCGCACCCGCCGCCGGGCGACCCGCAAGGTGACCGCCCCCGCCGGTACCCCGCAGACCGAGGCCGCCCCGGAGCCGGTGGTCGCCGAGGCGTCCGCGACCGGCGAGGCGCCCGCCCCCGCCGAGGCCGCCGCCGAGACGGCCGCCGAGGCGCCGCAGGAGGAGGCGGCACCGCGCCGCACCCGCCGCCGGGCCACCCGTAAGGTCACCGCTCCGGCCGGCGCCCCCCAGGCGAGCGCCGCCGACGAGGCCGCCGCCGCGGACGTGGCCCCCGCCGCCCCGGCCGCCGAGGACGAGGAGGCGGCGCCCGCCCCCGTCGAGGAGGCCAAGCCCGCCCGGACGCGTCGTCGCGCCACCCGTAAGACCACCGCCGCCTCGGACGCGCCGCAGGCCGCCGAGACGGCCGAGGAGCCCGCGGCAGCGGAGCCCGCGCAGGCACCGGCCGCCGAGGACGCGACCGCCGAGGCGCCCCGCCGCCGGGCGCGCCGCCGTGGCGAGCGTGCCGCGGAGCCGGCCGCCGAGGCGCCCCGTGCCGAGGAGGAGCCCGCGACGGAGGCACCGCAGCGCGGCCGCCGCCGTGCGCAGCGCCCCCCGACCGCCGTCTTCCAGGCGCCGGTCTTCACCGAGCCGATGTTCCAGACGCCGGAGACCGCGGCCGCCGCCGCTGCCGCGGCCCAGCAGGAGGAGACCCCGGCCGAGCCGGCCGTGGAGGAGCAGCCCGCCGCGGGTGCGCGCCGCCGTCGCCGTCGTGGCGCCCCGGCCGAGCCCGAGCAGGTCGCCGCCGCCCCGGCCGAGGAGCCCGCGGCCGACGAAGAAGCCGCAGCCGAAGCAGAGCCGGAGGCCGAGCAGGCAGAGGGCGGCCGCGGCGAGGACGAGTCCGCCGACCGCCCCTCGCGCCGCCGCCGCCGTGGTGGCCGCCGCCGTCGTCGCGGTGAGTCCGCCGACGGCGCCGACGAGGCCGCCGACGAGCGGGAGGCCCCGGAGGCGGAGGCCGAGGAGGCCGAGGAGCAGGCCGCCGAGGAGCAGGACGAGGCCGAGGAGTCGGCCGGCGGTTCCAGCAGCAGCCGCCGTCGCCGTCGCCGGCGTCGCCGGACCGGTGAGCCTGCCGAGGCAGAGGCCGGCGGTGCCGATGACCCGGAGCGTACGGTCGTCAAGGTCCGTGAGCCCCGTAAGAAGGACGAGAGCACCAGCGCCGACGAGGTGCAGTCGATCAAGGGGTCGACGCGTCTGGAGGCCAAGAAGCAGCGCCGCCGGGAAGGCCGCGAGCAGGGCCGTCGCCGGGTGCCGATCATCACCGAGGCGGAGTTCCTGGCCCGCCGCGAGGCCGTCGAGCGGGTGATGGTCGTCCGCCAGAGCGGCGAGCGCACCCAGATCGGCGTCCTTGAGGACAACGTGCTCGTGGAGCACTTCGTCAACAAGGAGCAGGCGACCTCGTACGTCGGCAATGTCTACCTCGGCAAGGTGCAGAACGTCCTGCCGTCGATGGAGGCCGCGTTCGTCGACATCGGCAAGGGCCGCAACGCCGTGCTCTACGCCGGTGAGGTCAACTTCGAGGCGCTGGGCATGGCCAACGGCCCGCGCCGGATCGAGACCGCGCTGAAGTCGGGCCAGTCCGTGCTGGTGCAGGTCACCAAGGACCCGATCGGCCACAAGGGCGCCCGGCTCACCAGCCAGGTCTCGCTCCCCGGCCGCTACCTGGTCTACGTGCCCGAGGGCTCGATGACCGGCATCAGCCGCAAGCTGCCCGACACCGAGCGGGCGCGGCTGAAGCAGATCCTCAAGAAGATCGTCCCCGAGGACGCGGGCGTCATCGTGCGTACCGCAGCCGAGGGGGCGAGCGAGGAGGAGCTGGCACGCGACGTCCAGCGGCTCCAGGCCCAGTGGGAAGAGATCCAGAAGAAGGCCAAGAGCAACAGCTCCAGCGCGCCGACCCTGCTCTACGGCGAGCCGGACATGACCGTCCGGGTCGTCCGCGACATCTTCAACGAGGACTTCTCCAAGGTCATCGTCAGCGGTGACGACGCCTGGGAGACCATCCACGGCTATGTCGCGCATGTCGCCCCGGACCTCGTCGACCGGCTCCAGAAGTGGACCTCGGACGTCGATGTCTTCGCGACGTACCGCATCGACGAGCAGCTGATGAAGGCGCTGGACCGCAAGGTCTGGCTGCCCAGCGGTGGTTCGCTGGTGATCGACCGGACCGAGGCCATGATCGTGGTCGACGTCAACACCGGGAAGTTCACCGGCCAGGGCGGCAACCTCGAGGAGACGGTCACCAGGAACAACCTGGAGGCGGCCGAGGAGATCGTGCGCCAGCTGCGGCTGCGCGACCTCGGCGGCATCATCGTGATCGACTTCATCGACATGGTGCTGGAGTCCAACCGGGACCTGGTGCTGCGGCGCCTGCTGGAGTGCCTGGGCCGGGACCGGACCAAGCACCAGGTAGCCGAGGTCACCTCGCTCGGCCTGGTCCAGATGACCCGTAAGCGGGTCGGCCAGGGCCTGCTGGAGTCCTTCTCCGAGTCGTGTGTGCACTGCAACGGCCGTGGCGTCATCGTCCACATGGACCAGCCGACGACGGCCGGCGGCGGTGGCAAGCGCAAGAAGAAGGGCAAGGCCGAGAAGGCCGAGCCGCACGTCCACGAGGCAGAGGTCGCGCCGACCCCGGACGGTGCCACGCCGGAGCTGGAGCCCGTCGCCGTGACGGAGGCCGAGCTTCAGCCCGCGGTGGCCGAGGCCGACGAGTGGTTCAGCAGCCCGGCCGAGGCCGAGGCGGCCGCCTCGCGTGGCCGTGGCCGCCGCCGGGCGAGCCGGAAGGCATCTGCTCCGGCGGGCGCCCCGAAGGCCACGGAGCCCGCCGAGATCGTCGTGCCGGCCGAGCCGGTGGCGGCGCCCGAGCCGGAGCCCGCTCCGGAGCCGGTCGCCGAGGCGCTGGCCGCGGAGGCACCGGTCGCGGAGCCCGCGCCGGCCCGTCCGCGCCGCCGGGTGACCCGTAAGGTGGCCGCCCCGCAGGTGTCCGACGACTCCACGGCCACCGTCGTGATCGCCGCCCCGGCGGCTGAGCCGGTCACCGAGCCGGCGCCGGCCGAGCCCGCGGAGCCCGCCGAGGGCGCCGAGGCGGAGCCCGCGGCCAAGAAGACCGCGAAGAAGGCGACGACGAAGAAGGCGGCGGCCAAGAAGACCACCGCGAAGAAGACCACGGCCAAGAAGACGGCGGCGAAGAAGACCACCACCGCCAAGAAGGCCACGGCGAAGAAGACCACCGCGAAGAAGACGACGACGAAGAAGGCGGCGGCCAAGAAGACCGCTGCCGCCGAGCAGCCCTCGGTGCCGTCGGTGTCGGCTTCCGCGGAGGACTGA